Within the Myxococcota bacterium genome, the region CGTGATCACCAAGCAGCAGGCTCTCGACTACCACCGCAACGGGCGCCCGGGGAAGGTGCAGGTCGTCCCGACCAAGAGCGTGCTCACCCAGCGCGACCTCTCCATGGCCTACACACCCGGGGTCGCGGCGCCTTGCCTCGAGATCCAACAGCGACCCGAGGAGGCCTACAGCTACACCTCGCGCGGCAACCTGGTCGCCGTAATCACCAATGGAACCGCGGTGTTGGGCTTGGGGAACATCGGGGCGCTGGCGGGCAAGCCGGTGATGGAGGGCAAGGGGGTCCTGTTCAAGCGCTTCGCGGGGATCGACGTGTTCGACATCGAGATCGCGACCGAGGACCCCGCGCTCGTGATCCAGACGGTGAAGCTGCTCGAGCCGACCTTCGGCGGGATCAACCTGGAGGACATCCGGGCGCCGGAGTGCTTCGAGATCGAGGAGCGGCTGATCGCGGAGATGGAGATCCCCGTCTTCCACGACGACCAGCACGGCACGGCCATCATCTCCGGTGCCGCATTCCTGAACGCGCTCGAGCTCACCAAGCGCCGCATCGAAGAGGTGCGCGTGGTGGTCGCGGGCGCCGGCGCGGCGGGCATCGCCTGCGCGGACCTGTACGTGCACCTGGGTGTCTTGCCCGAGAACGTGCTCATGACCGACTCGAAGGGCGTCCTGTGGCAGGGCCGCACCGACGGCATGAACAAGTACAAGGCGCGCTACGTGCGCAACACCAAGGCGCGCACCCTGGCCGACGCGCTGCGCGGAGCCGACGTGTTCGTCGGTGTGTCGTCG harbors:
- a CDS encoding malic enzyme-like NAD(P)-binding protein is translated as MITKQQALDYHRNGRPGKVQVVPTKSVLTQRDLSMAYTPGVAAPCLEIQQRPEEAYSYTSRGNLVAVITNGTAVLGLGNIGALAGKPVMEGKGVLFKRFAGIDVFDIEIATEDPALVIQTVKLLEPTFGGINLEDIRAPECFEIEERLIAEMEIPVFHDDQHGTAIISGAAFLNALELTKRRIEEVRVVVAGAGAAGIACADLYVHLGVLPENVLMTDSKGVLWQGRTDGMNKYKARYVRNTKARTLADALRGADVFVGVSS